The segment CGGAGCGTGGGAACGATGGGAACCGGGGAACCGGCCGTTGTTATAGGTAATGACGGGAGGTTATTCTTTCCAATTGGCCCTGGCCCTGTTAAATATTTCATCAATGGTTTGGCCTTCATAGAGACGACGAGAAATCTCTACGTAATCGGTTGGTTCGCGATGAAACGTAGTGAGAAATCTCAATGCGGCAGACGGACCCAGGGCCTTATTCAATGCTTCTATACCCTTGAATTTAATTTCGGCATCGTCAAATTGTTGCGCCTTCATTTTTGTTAACCTCCCGAATATAATCCACGGGATTCATGATTCCCATAATGTTAGAATATCAAAATATTTACTTTCATTCAAGAGTTAAGGTTGGTGCTAACGATACGGGTTTTTCATCGTTCCCACGCTCCAGCGTGGGAATGTTATATTCCTGGATTCCGGCTAAAAGCATGCCGGAATGACGGATAAAGGGACCTTCGGTTTGTCTTTCAATCATCAATCGACAATCATTAATAATCAATCAGATGTTCCACACCGCCCGAACAACCGTCCCTTGCCCCACGGCCGATTCCAGGCCAAAAGAACCCCCTGAAAGTTGGGCCCGTTCTCTCATAGTTGAAAGGCCCATTCCTTTTCTGACCGTCTTCAAGTCAAACCCTTGACCGTTATCCTGTATAGTCAAATTTATTTTATCGTCTTCTTTCAGAAGGGAAAGATTTACCAGAGATGCCTTACTGTATTTGGCGATGTTGTTCATGGCCTCCTGGGAGATACGGAAGATCGGTGTCTTCAGGGATTCGGGCACCTCCTCTTCCGCTATCCCGATCTGGTTTTCCAGGGAGATATGCGAATAGGTCTTTTGATATTCCCGGCAGAACCAGTTCATAGCGGGCACGATCCCCAGGTCATCCAGGATGGCCGGACGCAAATCGGCCATGATCCGGCGGACCTCACTGTTGATCTCCATTATCTTCGGGGCAATGTCCTGCAAAGAATCAGGGTCCCCAACCCCCTGTTTCATCTCCTCCGCTATTTTCTCGATTCTGTACTTCAAGCCGCTCAGGGAAGCGGCAATGCTGTCATGAAGCTCCCCGGCAATCCGCCTTCTTTCCTCCTCCTGAGCCTTCAGATACTGGGAGGCGAAAAACCGGACCTGGCTTTCCGATTCCCGAAGGGTTTCTTCCAGGCTGCGGCGCTGGGTATTTTCTATCCGGAGCTTTTCGGCCACTTCCGACAGCTCGGAGGTCCGTTCCTGAACACGCATCTCCAGATCATCATTGGCCTTTTTTATTTTTTTCTCGGCCAACTTGCGCTCGGTAATCTCGTCTTCAAGATTTCTTAAGGTCAGCCCCAATTTTTCAGACATCTCGTTGAAGGCCCTGGAAAGTTGCCCGATCTCATCATGGCCCCTGACGGGAATCCGATGATTCAAATTACCATTGGAGATTGCCTTGGTTCCCTCTTGCAGCTCTTGGATCGGCCCTGAAATACTCTTCCCGGTCCAATACAAAAACAAAACCATGGCCAGGCCGAAAAAGGAAAGGCTAAAAACAATAAAGTAAATGATTCTTGTCTGAACTTTGTTAGTTCTTTTTTCATAAATCGAAGATAATTCAACCGCTGATGAAACCGCGTCTCTCAATCTGGCCAAAAGCTGACTCCTGATCCTGTCATGCTGCGCCATGGAGACAGCGCTTGCTTTTCCAGTCTCGATTTCCTTCTCAAGAGAGACCAACAAAGGGAAAAGCGAGCCGATGATGTCATGATTCTCGCCTATCCTCTTTAGAATGCTTCTTTCTTCTCCGACTTCCCGTTGGGCCTCTGAAATTCTTCTCTTCATGGAATCATGAATGACTTGGAACTGGACTCTCGGGCGTTCCTCTTTATCGGAAAAATACTGATCGGCTGTCAGATTCAAATCAAACACGGCTCTAACAATGTTGTCTGAGAATCTCTCTAATTCTCTTGTTTTTATGACTTCCTGCGCCGTCCAATACAGGACCAAAAAAACGCCCAGAAATAAGACTAAGGGAATGGACGTCAATATCCTTATCTTTGAGCGGATTTTCATGGCTTTTCCTCTTTATGGACAATGGTTACCGCTTCGGGTTTGACTGCCTTGAGTCCGTCAAAATAAAATGAATCGAGGAAGTTCGGGACCGTTGTCCTGTCGATCATTTTATTTCTTATCTCCCACCGGGCTTGATCTTCGAGGTTGAGTAAGAGGTTTGTAGAGAGTGAGAGGCCGAAATTGTAACGATTCCAATATTGTATTAATTTGGGGCCATCTTCCATGTTAAGACGGCCTGCCAGGATACGTCGCGATTCCTCCGGATACTCTCTGATGAAAGCTTCCGATTTCAGGCAGGCTCGAAGGATTTTTATGACCGTTGCCGGATTCTTGCGAATGAATTCTTGCATGCCCACCAAATTCCAAGTCAATTTGTATATTCCTTGCCCGGAGAAAGAAACGACCTGCTGTCTAAGCTCTTCCGCTATGTTATCCGCATATGGGGTCCAGGTGGATACCGCATCCACATTCCCCTTCACGAGAGATTCCTTCATTTTATCAAGTGCCATTCCGATGATGGTGACCTTTTCTCTGGGGATTTTGTGAAAAATCAGCATGGCATCCAGAAAAAATTCTCCGGATGTGCCTTTTGAGACGGCGATTCTTTTCCCCTCCAGATCTTTGGGAGTCTCGATCCCCCGGTCTTTTTTTCCAATGACCATATTAATCCAGAGTGAATCCGAAATGGTTCCGATATTCAAGATTCTCTTGCCTTTGCTGAATTCGAACATGATTGGTGTTTCTGCGGCCGTAGCGATATGGGCTTTTCCTCCCAGGACCGCATCGAGTGCTATTTTGCCGGTAAGAAAAGGTTCGACGTTCACATCCAACCCTTCATCTTTGAAGAAGCCCTTCTCGAAGGCTACATAGAGGGGAGCCGAATGCATTGAGCCTCCGTCGGCAATCGTCAATTTTTCGGTAGGTTTTGGGGAATGGATTTGAAATAGCCCAAAGTATCCTGCGGTGATCAAAGCCCCGATGACAACAATCGCCGCAATCAGGAGTGAAAGTCTCTTCCCTTTAGGATTCTGGTTTCCTTCGTTTTTCATGGCCTGGCGATCCTTTCGATAAATTCCTCTTTGGTCAGACACGTTCCTGACCTTTCATTCAGCCGACTTGATGGATCTGACCACCGTTTCCAGCTTTTCATAATTGATGGAATCCTTCGTGAATAAGTCAAGCGCCCCATGTTGCAGGGCTGCCGTTCGGTATTCCTCAAGGTCATGACCGGTGACGATGATGATCGAAACATCGGGATGCTTCGCTTTGATCCTGGCGGTAACCTTGAGACCGTTTTCTCCCGGCAACTGGAGATCGATCAGGATTAATTTCGGATGGAACCTCTCGACCTTCCGGAGGGCTTCACTCCCATCGGTGGCCTCTTCGATGGGCATGGAGGGGAAGATCACCTGAAGCCGCTCTTTGAGTGACCGGCGAAAGGTCTCGTTATCCTCTACGATCAAGGTCTTAAGGTGACTGTGTTCTCCCGAGCCGACCAATGTTTATCCTTTTCGCTGTTGTCAGGCAGGATGCCTGACCTATTCAAACTTCCCTTTGGAATTCTCGTTGCCTTCTTTTACCATGGCGGCCTTCCTTATGTTCTTGTAATATTTGACTTTACCCCAGGGGCCACGAGGCGCGAATGGTGGTCCCCGCCCCTTTCGATGATTCAATCGTGCAGGACCCGCCTGAGAGGTTAGCCCGCTCTTGCATGGACGTTAGGCCGAGACCTTTCCTGGGTTTTTCCGGGGAAGAGACTTCCTGCGGGTCAAACCCTTGGCCGTTGTCCCGGATGGTGAGTTCGATGGCCCCGTTTGCTTTCCGCAGAGAGAGGTTGACGAGATCGGCCTGGCTGTACTTGGCAATATTATTGAAAGCCTCCTGCGAGATCCGGTAGATCACGGTCTTCAGGGATTCGGGAATTTCCTCTTCCCGGATGCCTGTTTCCTGCTGGATCCGGATTTCAGGATAGGTGGTCTGGAATCTCCGCGAAAACCAGGAAAGGGTGGCGATGATGCCTAAATCATCGAGGATGGCCGGACGAAGATCGAGCTGGATTCTTCGGGCTTCGTCGATGGCCTCCTGAAGCAAGGACAGGCTGAGCTTCAATGGAGCCGCTCCCTGATCGATGGGGCCCTCGATGGCCCGGTTAATCCCATCTTCCAGTTTGAACTTGGCGGAAGAGAGCACCTGTCCCAGGCCGTCGTGGATCTCCCCGGCGATTTTTCTTCGCTCATTCTCCTGGGATACGAGGAGCTGGGAAGAGAGATCCCGGAGCCGCCTTTCCGATTCCCTCAAGGCTTCGTCCGCGCGTTTGTGTTCCGTGATATCCTGCATGGCCAGGAGGATCATCTGCGTCCCCTGTCCTTCCTGATAGATGCGGCGGGCGTTCAGGAGCATATTCCTTGGCCCGATGGAAGGAAATTCGTGGTCCACCTCGAAATCCTGGAAATAAGTGTTCGTGGGAACGATTACCTCCAGCAGGGCCCGAAGCCTTGGTATGTCCCACTGCCGATGGTCGATATCGTAAATGAACCGTCCCTCTGTCTCTTGGGTAATCACCTTAATGTTCGCATAGAAAGCCGAATTGGCGTAGATAACCCTCAGATCGGCACCAAGAACGACCAGGGGTTCCCATATCGTCTCGACGATACTTTGGGCCAAGCGTTGGGCTTCCTGAAGCTCCCGGGTCCTTTCCTGAATCGCCTCGTTGGCCGCTTGCAGTCTCCGGCTGGTCTCGGCGAGTTTTATGTAGGGGTTCTTGACCGAAGCCTTATAGATCCCGTAATAAATCAGAAAGAAGGCGGCCACTTTATAAAGGTGTCCCAGTACGTTGTAGGTGTCGAAAACCCTGGTATAGAGCGCCAGGGGCAGTTCGCTGAAGATGCAGATGACAAAGGCCGCCAGATAAAAAAGGAGCAGCCTGTCTCCAGTTCTGGTTATTCGCCGAAAGTAAGCGGCAGCCGCGGCAGACAATAGGCCGATGATCAGGTACTCGGAAATCCTTTTGAAAGGCGTCAGTCCGACCCCGGGAACGAAGGTGGCCGGTATATGGGACGGAAAAAAAATGATA is part of the Deltaproteobacteria bacterium genome and harbors:
- a CDS encoding HAMP domain-containing protein, whose product is MKIRSKIRILTSIPLVLFLGVFLVLYWTAQEVIKTRELERFSDNIVRAVFDLNLTADQYFSDKEERPRVQFQVIHDSMKRRISEAQREVGEERSILKRIGENHDIIGSLFPLLVSLEKEIETGKASAVSMAQHDRIRSQLLARLRDAVSSAVELSSIYEKRTNKVQTRIIYFIVFSLSFFGLAMVLFLYWTGKSISGPIQELQEGTKAISNGNLNHRIPVRGHDEIGQLSRAFNEMSEKLGLTLRNLEDEITERKLAEKKIKKANDDLEMRVQERTSELSEVAEKLRIENTQRRSLEETLRESESQVRFFASQYLKAQEEERRRIAGELHDSIAASLSGLKYRIEKIAEEMKQGVGDPDSLQDIAPKIMEINSEVRRIMADLRPAILDDLGIVPAMNWFCREYQKTYSHISLENQIGIAEEEVPESLKTPIFRISQEAMNNIAKYSKASLVNLSLLKEDDKINLTIQDNGQGFDLKTVRKGMGLSTMRERAQLSGGSFGLESAVGQGTVVRAVWNI
- a CDS encoding NrtA/SsuA/CpmA family ABC transporter substrate-binding protein → MKNEGNQNPKGKRLSLLIAAIVVIGALITAGYFGLFQIHSPKPTEKLTIADGGSMHSAPLYVAFEKGFFKDEGLDVNVEPFLTGKIALDAVLGGKAHIATAAETPIMFEFSKGKRILNIGTISDSLWINMVIGKKDRGIETPKDLEGKRIAVSKGTSGEFFLDAMLIFHKIPREKVTIIGMALDKMKESLVKGNVDAVSTWTPYADNIAEELRQQVVSFSGQGIYKLTWNLVGMQEFIRKNPATVIKILRACLKSEAFIREYPEESRRILAGRLNMEDGPKLIQYWNRYNFGLSLSTNLLLNLEDQARWEIRNKMIDRTTVPNFLDSFYFDGLKAVKPEAVTIVHKEEKP
- a CDS encoding response regulator transcription factor, producing MVGSGEHSHLKTLIVEDNETFRRSLKERLQVIFPSMPIEEATDGSEALRKVERFHPKLILIDLQLPGENGLKVTARIKAKHPDVSIIIVTGHDLEEYRTAALQHGALDLFTKDSINYEKLETVVRSIKSAE
- a CDS encoding PAS domain-containing protein → MPKTIRELSPKTILAGTLILSALPLAAVELFPGFLKFVLAPASYLLFHNITEFFSIMVSLSMFGLGWFTYEQSKDRQALFLSTAFLGIGLMDFMHTLANAAMPPFITPNSSNKSIQFWIAVRLFQAITFLVSAFVYTEKPVRWLSKKVLITSALLVSFLVFTGIIFFPSHIPATFVPGVGLTPFKRISEYLIIGLLSAAAAAYFRRITRTGDRLLLFYLAAFVICIFSELPLALYTRVFDTYNVLGHLYKVAAFFLIYYGIYKASVKNPYIKLAETSRRLQAANEAIQERTRELQEAQRLAQSIVETIWEPLVVLGADLRVIYANSAFYANIKVITQETEGRFIYDIDHRQWDIPRLRALLEVIVPTNTYFQDFEVDHEFPSIGPRNMLLNARRIYQEGQGTQMILLAMQDITEHKRADEALRESERRLRDLSSQLLVSQENERRKIAGEIHDGLGQVLSSAKFKLEDGINRAIEGPIDQGAAPLKLSLSLLQEAIDEARRIQLDLRPAILDDLGIIATLSWFSRRFQTTYPEIRIQQETGIREEEIPESLKTVIYRISQEAFNNIAKYSQADLVNLSLRKANGAIELTIRDNGQGFDPQEVSSPEKPRKGLGLTSMQERANLSGGSCTIESSKGAGTTIRASWPLG